From a region of the Nocardioides ginsengisegetis genome:
- a CDS encoding ferrochelatase, with amino-acid sequence MPTPDPAQPWAPYDALLLVSFGGPEGPDDVVPFLENVTRGRGIPRERLEQVGEHYFQFGGRSPINDQNREFIAALRDDLSAAGIDVPIYWGNRNWDPYLADTLRQMAADGITRAACFVTSAYSSYSSCRQYRENLADAVADVEGAPQLDKLRHYFNHPGFVESVVDATLAALADLPAAVREGAHLAFVTHSVPETMDEASGPDGGAYTAQHLSVAEEVVERVRQETGRRHQHELVFCSRSGAPHVPWLEPDVNDHLRELHDLGTSAVVMVPIGFVSDHMEVIYDLDTEAMATAEKLGLPATRAATAGIDPRFVAVVRDLLLERAAVERGAEVSRRAVGSMPALWDRCPVGCCANPRGERPALCGS; translated from the coding sequence ATGCCGACGCCCGACCCCGCCCAGCCCTGGGCGCCGTACGACGCCCTCCTGCTCGTCTCGTTCGGTGGACCGGAGGGCCCCGACGACGTGGTGCCGTTCCTGGAGAACGTCACCCGCGGCCGCGGCATCCCCCGGGAGCGGCTGGAGCAGGTCGGGGAGCACTACTTCCAGTTCGGCGGCCGCTCGCCGATCAACGACCAGAACCGCGAGTTCATCGCCGCGCTGCGCGACGACCTGTCCGCCGCGGGCATCGACGTGCCCATCTACTGGGGCAACCGCAACTGGGACCCCTACCTCGCCGACACGCTGCGCCAGATGGCCGCCGACGGCATCACGCGCGCGGCCTGCTTCGTCACGAGCGCCTACTCCTCCTACTCCAGCTGCCGCCAGTACCGCGAGAACCTCGCCGACGCCGTGGCCGACGTGGAGGGCGCGCCGCAGCTCGACAAGCTGCGCCACTACTTCAACCACCCCGGCTTCGTGGAGTCCGTGGTCGACGCGACCCTGGCCGCGCTGGCCGACCTCCCGGCGGCCGTCCGCGAGGGCGCCCACCTCGCCTTCGTCACCCACTCCGTGCCCGAGACGATGGACGAGGCGAGCGGCCCCGACGGTGGCGCCTACACCGCCCAGCACCTCAGCGTCGCCGAGGAGGTCGTCGAGCGGGTCCGCCAGGAGACCGGTCGCCGCCACCAGCACGAGCTCGTCTTCTGCTCGCGCTCCGGCGCCCCCCACGTCCCGTGGCTCGAGCCGGACGTCAACGACCACCTGCGCGAGCTGCACGACCTCGGCACGTCCGCCGTGGTGATGGTGCCGATCGGCTTCGTCTCCGACCACATGGAGGTCATCTACGACCTCGACACCGAGGCGATGGCCACCGCCGAGAAGCTCGGCCTGCCCGCCACCCGGGCGGCGACGGCGGGCATCGACCCGCGGTTCGTCGCGGTCGTCCGCGACCTGCTCCTCGAGCGGGCCGCCGTCGAGCGCGGTGCGGAGGTGTCGCGCCGGGCGGTCGGCAGCATGCCGGCACTCTGGGACCGCTGCCCGGTGGGCTGTTGCGCCAACCCGCGCGGTGAACGCCCGGCCCTGTGCGGCTCATGA
- a CDS encoding MFS transporter — MLTSYRRVLTRPGTLLFSATGLVARLPISMVGLGIVLLISTATGSYGVAGAVSAAYMLTNAVLAILQGRMVDRLGQARVLSVAAAAFGVTMVLLVVSVRADWPTAASFLFAATAGGTLPQVGSCVRARWSHALDDPREVQTAFAIEAVADEVVFMVGPIVITVLATAWDPAAGLAVAVVACVGGTLAFCAQRATEPPAHPHHETSGPRPPMPWATVAPLTVVAASLGVLFGAAEVTTVAFSAEQGSPGWAGGLLALWALGSMVAGLLSGAVSWRRGPTIRVRWGAVGMLAAMVPLHFVGTIWLMGVVLLVGGFAIAPTLIASLSLTEGTVPSGRLTEGMAILQTGLVAGVAPGATVAGLVIDAHGASAAYLVCVAAGLVGALAAQTLPRDRPPT, encoded by the coding sequence GTGCTCACGTCCTACCGCCGGGTGCTCACGCGGCCCGGCACGCTGCTGTTCAGCGCCACCGGGCTGGTGGCGCGGCTGCCGATCTCGATGGTGGGCCTGGGCATCGTCCTGCTGATCTCCACGGCCACCGGCTCCTACGGCGTCGCCGGTGCCGTCTCCGCGGCCTACATGCTCACCAACGCGGTGCTGGCGATCCTCCAGGGCCGGATGGTGGACCGCCTCGGACAGGCCCGGGTCCTGTCGGTGGCGGCCGCGGCCTTCGGCGTCACCATGGTGCTGCTCGTCGTCTCGGTGCGGGCCGACTGGCCGACTGCCGCCTCCTTCCTCTTCGCCGCGACGGCCGGCGGCACCCTGCCCCAGGTCGGGTCGTGCGTCCGCGCCCGGTGGTCGCACGCCCTGGACGACCCGCGCGAGGTGCAGACGGCCTTCGCGATCGAGGCGGTCGCCGACGAGGTGGTCTTCATGGTGGGGCCGATCGTCATCACGGTCCTGGCCACCGCATGGGATCCCGCGGCCGGGCTCGCCGTGGCCGTCGTCGCCTGCGTGGGCGGGACGCTGGCCTTCTGCGCGCAGCGCGCCACCGAGCCGCCGGCCCACCCGCACCACGAGACCAGCGGACCGCGACCGCCGATGCCGTGGGCCACCGTCGCCCCGCTCACCGTCGTGGCGGCCTCGCTCGGCGTGCTCTTCGGGGCGGCGGAGGTGACCACCGTGGCGTTCTCGGCCGAGCAGGGAAGCCCCGGCTGGGCGGGCGGCCTGCTCGCCCTGTGGGCGCTCGGCAGCATGGTCGCGGGGCTGCTCAGCGGCGCCGTGTCCTGGCGACGCGGCCCCACGATCCGGGTCCGCTGGGGTGCGGTCGGCATGCTCGCCGCGATGGTGCCGCTGCACTTCGTCGGGACGATCTGGCTGATGGGCGTGGTCCTGCTCGTCGGCGGCTTCGCCATCGCCCCGACCCTGATCGCCTCGCTGTCGCTCACGGAGGGCACCGTGCCGTCCGGCCGGCTGACCGAGGGGATGGCGATCCTGCAGACCGGCCTGGTCGCCGGCGTGGCGCCCGGGGCGACCGTCGCGGGCCTGGTGATCGATGCGCACGGCGCCTCCGCGGCGTACCTCGTCTGCGTCGCGGCCGGACTCGTCGGCGCGCTGGCCGCGCAGACGCTGCCGCGCGACCGGCCCCCGACCTAG
- a CDS encoding D-arabinono-1,4-lactone oxidase, translated as MSEWRNWSGLESATPVVVEEPRDTAEIVALVEKARANGTTVKMAGTGHSFTSIAAPEHTLLSPTALTGIVAVDRDTMTVTALAGTPLKVLNAGLERLGLSLHNMGDIAEQTLAGAISTGTHGTGGVAAGLAAQVAGLEMVTGTGEVLRATPTENPDVLDVARVGLGALGILTTVTFRVEPLFLLEAHEQPMGWDEALATFDEMVAGSHHVDMYWFPHTDRMLTKRNDRLDADPGEARPLPRWRSWLDDDFLSNTFFGALCRATNRVPAAIPRVNQVSSRVLSARTYSDVAHRVFTARRDVVFREMEYALPREAGLDALREVRRAVEASPWRISFPVEIRVAPAEDVPLSTAYGRDSLYLAFHTHRDADHTAYFAGVEAIMRDVDGRPHWGKVHTRTAADLAPAYPRFADFLALRDRLDPDRVFANGHLRKVLGD; from the coding sequence GTGAGCGAGTGGCGCAACTGGTCGGGGCTGGAGTCGGCGACGCCCGTGGTGGTCGAGGAGCCGCGTGACACCGCGGAGATCGTGGCCCTGGTCGAGAAGGCGCGGGCCAACGGGACAACGGTCAAGATGGCCGGCACCGGGCACAGCTTCACCTCGATCGCGGCGCCCGAGCACACGCTGCTCTCCCCCACCGCCCTCACCGGCATCGTCGCCGTCGACCGGGACACGATGACCGTGACGGCGCTGGCAGGCACCCCGCTCAAGGTCCTCAACGCCGGGCTGGAGCGGCTCGGGCTGAGCCTGCACAACATGGGCGACATCGCCGAGCAGACGCTCGCCGGCGCCATCTCGACCGGCACCCACGGCACCGGCGGGGTCGCCGCCGGGCTGGCCGCGCAGGTCGCGGGCCTCGAGATGGTCACCGGCACGGGCGAGGTGCTGCGGGCCACGCCGACCGAGAATCCCGACGTCCTCGACGTCGCCCGGGTCGGCCTCGGGGCGCTGGGCATCCTGACGACGGTGACGTTCCGCGTGGAGCCGCTGTTCCTGCTCGAGGCGCACGAGCAGCCGATGGGCTGGGACGAGGCGCTGGCCACCTTCGACGAGATGGTGGCCGGCAGCCACCACGTCGACATGTACTGGTTCCCGCACACCGACCGGATGCTCACCAAGCGCAACGACCGGCTCGACGCCGACCCGGGCGAGGCGCGGCCGCTCCCCCGCTGGCGGTCCTGGCTGGACGACGACTTCCTGTCCAACACCTTCTTCGGCGCCCTGTGCCGGGCCACCAACCGGGTGCCGGCGGCGATCCCGCGGGTCAACCAGGTCTCGTCGCGGGTGCTGTCGGCGCGCACCTACAGCGACGTGGCGCACCGTGTGTTCACCGCCCGGCGGGACGTGGTCTTCCGCGAGATGGAGTACGCCCTGCCGCGCGAGGCCGGCCTCGACGCCCTGCGGGAGGTACGCCGCGCGGTGGAGGCCTCGCCGTGGCGGATCAGCTTCCCCGTCGAGATCCGGGTCGCCCCGGCTGAGGACGTGCCGCTGTCCACCGCCTACGGCCGGGACTCCCTCTACCTGGCGTTCCACACCCACCGGGACGCCGACCACACGGCGTACTTCGCGGGGGTGGAGGCGATCATGCGCGACGTCGACGGCCGCCCCCACTGGGGCAAGGTGCACACCCGCACCGCCGCGGACCTCGCTCCGGCCTACCCGCGGTTCGCCGACTTCCTCGCCCTGCGCGACCGGCTCGACCCCGACCGGGTCTTCGCCAACGGCCACCTCCGCAAGGTTCTCGGCGACTGA
- a CDS encoding trimeric intracellular cation channel family protein, translated as MSAPINEPAATLVVLDLAGIFVFAISGALVAVRKELDVFGVLVLAGTTGLGGGFLRDVLIGATPPAALADWRYLLVPVGAGLLTFWFHPALGRMERSVNVLDAFGLGLFCVTGALKALDYGLGPVPAALMGMVTGIGGGMVRDVLAGRVPTIFRGELYATPALAGAFLAVLGDHLDAPLFVTAAVGGGLCTVWRLLAIWRHWQAPVPTGSASV; from the coding sequence GTGTCTGCCCCGATCAACGAACCCGCCGCCACCCTGGTCGTCCTCGACCTGGCCGGCATCTTCGTCTTCGCCATCTCCGGCGCGCTCGTGGCGGTCCGCAAGGAGCTCGATGTGTTCGGCGTCCTCGTGCTGGCCGGTACGACGGGCCTCGGCGGCGGCTTCCTGCGTGACGTGCTGATCGGGGCGACCCCGCCGGCGGCCCTGGCCGACTGGCGCTACCTGCTCGTGCCGGTGGGTGCCGGGCTGCTGACGTTCTGGTTCCACCCCGCCCTGGGCCGGATGGAGCGCAGCGTCAACGTCCTGGACGCCTTCGGGCTGGGGCTCTTCTGCGTGACCGGGGCCCTCAAGGCGCTCGACTACGGGCTCGGCCCGGTGCCCGCGGCCCTGATGGGCATGGTGACCGGGATCGGCGGCGGCATGGTCCGCGACGTCCTGGCGGGGCGCGTGCCGACGATCTTCCGGGGTGAGCTCTACGCCACCCCCGCCCTCGCCGGGGCCTTCCTCGCCGTCCTGGGCGACCATCTCGACGCGCCGCTGTTCGTCACGGCCGCGGTCGGCGGTGGCCTGTGCACCGTGTGGCGACTGCTCGCCATCTGGCGGCACTGGCAGGCCCCGGTGCCGACGGGGTCCGCCAGCGTGTGA
- the sepH gene encoding septation protein SepH: protein MAHLTLAGVSDDGKRLLLVNEEGVEFTLDIDTRLRSALRGDHGRTGKLEIEMDSTLRPRDIQARIRAGETPDAVAEAAHTTVDKIMAFAAPVLAERQHVADRAQRSSVRRKNADSAGGARTLGDVVAHHLRSINVDPASVEWDAWRREDGRWALTGEYATSKRKGSGHFTFDAPGNYVTAENEDARWLLGEVPSVAAPTPRDDLRQARQRRLTSVPEDELPLGDDAIDLVSDTPLEAFLTEEPPADDLPQEVVEEQAELAEEAADAAALDEHEPEPEPAQPADEEPPSRRPVKKSRGRASVPSWDEIMFGGGKND from the coding sequence ATGGCGCACCTGACGCTCGCTGGAGTGAGCGACGACGGGAAGCGCCTGCTCCTGGTCAACGAGGAGGGGGTCGAGTTCACCCTCGACATCGACACCCGTCTCCGGTCCGCCCTACGCGGTGATCACGGTCGCACCGGCAAGTTGGAGATTGAGATGGACAGCACCCTTCGCCCCCGTGACATCCAGGCGCGGATCCGCGCCGGCGAGACCCCGGACGCGGTCGCCGAGGCCGCGCACACGACGGTCGACAAGATCATGGCGTTCGCCGCGCCCGTGCTGGCCGAGCGCCAGCACGTCGCCGACCGCGCCCAGCGCTCCTCGGTGCGGCGCAAGAACGCCGACTCGGCGGGCGGCGCGCGCACGCTCGGCGACGTCGTGGCCCACCACCTGCGCTCCATCAACGTCGACCCCGCCAGCGTCGAGTGGGACGCCTGGCGGCGCGAGGACGGCCGCTGGGCGCTGACCGGCGAGTACGCCACCAGCAAGCGCAAGGGCTCGGGACACTTCACCTTCGACGCCCCGGGCAACTACGTCACGGCCGAGAACGAGGACGCCCGCTGGCTGCTCGGCGAGGTCCCGAGCGTCGCGGCCCCGACCCCGCGCGACGACCTCCGCCAGGCCCGGCAGCGCCGGCTCACCTCGGTCCCCGAGGACGAGCTGCCCCTGGGCGACGACGCGATCGACCTGGTCAGCGACACGCCGCTCGAGGCGTTCCTCACCGAGGAGCCCCCGGCCGACGACCTGCCGCAGGAGGTCGTCGAGGAGCAGGCCGAGCTCGCCGAGGAGGCCGCCGACGCGGCCGCCCTCGACGAGCACGAGCCGGAGCCCGAGCCGGCGCAGCCCGCCGACGAGGAGCCCCCGAGCCGCCGTCCGGTCAAGAAGAGCCGGGGCCGCGCGTCGGTCCCGAGCTGGGACGAGATCATGTTCGGCGGCGGCAAGAACGACTGA
- a CDS encoding SDR family oxidoreductase: MSYFVTGATGFIGRHLVQELIDHREGEIFVLVREGSLPRMQKLIKRWGSDRVTPVTGDLSESGLGVAKKWVTEHAGSIDHFFHLAAIYDMTADDATNQTMNVGGTRNALELADALKAGCFHQVSSVAAAGEYHGTFDETMFEEGQHLPSPYHRTKYESEKIVRDEATVPWRVYRPAIVVGDSQTGAMDKVDGPYYFFPLMKLMRDNLPAWLPLVGVDLGDTNVVPVDYVAKAMDHLAHVPGHDGEAFHLVNPEPQPVVEMINAFCAAAGAPQFATPVDRRLTRALPFSLVPRALRPSSIVSGLVRNGLVQSALDQVTGRIGVPAEVLGHVNFSAVFDSRRTEKALAGSGIGVPDLESYARTLWGYWEENLDESTGRDSTIRAALAGKYVVITGASSGIGQVTALKVAQAGGIPVLVARGKDKLEDTKSLIELRGGQAHVFPCDLSDLEAIDALCEQITAELPSVDFVVNNAGRSIRRSLKLSHDRFHDFERTMQLNYFGAIRLVMGLLPTMREQKRGHVVNISSIGVQTNPPRFSAYVASKSALDSWSNVVASELVGDGITFTGIHMPLVRTPMIAPTKIYDKFPTISPAQAADLVIKAMVERPHEINTMLGNAGAIAHTVAPKLAFRVLNMAYHVFPDSAAAKGDVSGGTRESEQIMLAKVFKGIHW, encoded by the coding sequence ATGTCGTACTTCGTCACCGGCGCCACCGGATTCATCGGCCGACACCTCGTCCAGGAGCTCATCGACCACCGCGAGGGCGAGATCTTCGTCCTGGTGCGCGAGGGCTCGCTGCCACGCATGCAGAAGCTCATCAAGCGCTGGGGCTCCGACCGGGTGACCCCGGTCACCGGCGACCTCTCCGAGTCCGGGCTCGGCGTCGCCAAGAAGTGGGTCACCGAGCACGCCGGCTCGATCGACCACTTCTTCCACCTCGCCGCGATCTACGACATGACCGCGGACGACGCCACCAACCAGACGATGAACGTCGGCGGCACCCGCAACGCCCTGGAGCTCGCCGACGCCCTGAAGGCCGGCTGTTTCCACCAGGTCTCCTCGGTCGCCGCGGCGGGCGAGTACCACGGCACCTTCGACGAGACGATGTTCGAGGAGGGCCAGCACCTCCCCTCGCCGTACCACCGCACGAAGTACGAGTCGGAGAAGATCGTCCGCGACGAGGCCACCGTGCCGTGGCGCGTCTACCGGCCCGCGATCGTGGTCGGCGACTCGCAGACCGGGGCCATGGACAAGGTCGACGGCCCCTACTACTTCTTCCCGCTCATGAAGCTCATGCGCGACAACCTGCCGGCCTGGCTGCCGCTGGTCGGCGTCGACCTCGGCGACACCAACGTGGTGCCCGTCGACTACGTCGCCAAGGCGATGGACCACCTGGCCCACGTGCCCGGCCACGACGGCGAGGCCTTCCACCTGGTCAACCCGGAGCCGCAGCCGGTCGTGGAGATGATCAACGCGTTCTGCGCGGCCGCGGGTGCCCCGCAGTTCGCGACGCCCGTCGACCGCCGCCTCACCCGCGCGCTGCCGTTCTCGCTCGTCCCCCGTGCCCTGCGCCCCTCCTCGATCGTCTCCGGCCTGGTCCGCAACGGCCTCGTCCAGTCGGCGCTCGACCAGGTCACCGGCCGCATCGGTGTGCCTGCCGAGGTCCTGGGCCACGTCAACTTCTCCGCCGTCTTCGACTCCCGCCGCACCGAGAAGGCGCTGGCCGGCTCCGGCATCGGTGTGCCCGACCTGGAGTCCTACGCCCGGACCCTGTGGGGCTACTGGGAGGAGAACCTCGACGAGTCCACCGGCCGCGACTCCACCATCCGGGCCGCGCTCGCCGGCAAGTACGTCGTCATCACCGGCGCCTCGTCCGGCATCGGCCAGGTCACCGCGCTGAAGGTCGCCCAAGCGGGCGGCATCCCGGTGCTCGTGGCCCGCGGCAAGGACAAGCTGGAGGACACCAAGTCGCTGATCGAGCTGCGCGGCGGCCAGGCCCACGTCTTCCCCTGCGACCTGTCCGACCTCGAGGCGATCGACGCGCTGTGCGAGCAGATCACCGCCGAGCTGCCCTCGGTCGACTTCGTGGTCAACAACGCCGGTCGCTCCATCCGCCGGTCCCTGAAGCTCTCGCACGACCGCTTCCACGACTTCGAGCGCACCATGCAGCTCAACTACTTCGGCGCGATCCGCCTCGTGATGGGCCTGCTGCCGACGATGCGCGAGCAGAAGCGCGGCCACGTCGTGAACATCAGCTCCATCGGCGTCCAGACCAACCCGCCGCGCTTCTCGGCGTACGTCGCCTCCAAGTCGGCGCTCGACTCGTGGAGCAACGTCGTCGCCTCCGAGCTCGTCGGCGACGGGATCACCTTCACCGGCATCCACATGCCGCTCGTGCGGACGCCGATGATCGCGCCGACCAAGATCTACGACAAGTTCCCCACGATCTCGCCCGCACAGGCGGCCGACCTGGTCATCAAGGCGATGGTCGAGCGTCCCCACGAGATCAACACCATGCTCGGCAACGCCGGCGCGATCGCCCACACCGTCGCCCCCAAGCTCGCCTTCCGGGTCCTCAACATGGCCTACCACGTGTTCCCCGACTCGGCCGCCGCCAAGGGCGACGTCTCCGGCGGCACACGGGAGTCGGAGCAGATCATGCTCGCGAAGGTCTTCAAGGGCATTCACTGGTGA
- a CDS encoding AAA family ATPase: MRFLELEVRNLRAIERFFVSDLTDFIMIAGPNGCGKSCVFDGIRLLKSLYGGYQADEHMQWFGEFAVNVQDRQAMQQLFRNPAEPMLIRAEMAFAPSEKKYLLDNISDLAWPLAWQRVTGQRMDPWSFNRMAVASVLQQYRAQLEVQLASIKQDVEAALSHDTITLAAEIETDGMLRLSDCRPAEVAFQSYRPENLGIIEYHSASRTYSRQQVGGITLDTRQFADQRRQQTLYNSQGKYQNVKTELASAYVHNLIEAAGGTEDPNREDLNETLKQLFQTFFPDKEYLGVRPVAGGGLEFPVRLPNGHTHDIDDLSSGEKEILYGYLRLRNATPKHSIVLLDEPELHLNPSLLQGFTDFYHDHLGRAQGNQLWLVTHSDTLLRQTVGNGNYRVYHMVSSSASTGGLENQAAEVVLDDDVERAAIDLVGDLASYRPHAKVVILEGESPSEFDVNMVRRLFPDVAKRVNLVSGGPKRRVRDLYRVLAEAVEKTGITNRFFAIVDRDSGPSPTQESGAQEFAWDVYHIENYLLDAESIRLAVVSLTGREVFSSHEDVSVALKECARLIVDRLVLEQVQTAINDEFRRELNIGAPRDATSIAHALQPSIRASVERLTTLAARLDVDEIEARVAEITRDLNVSLEDGTWWSRFPGRLILHRFAEIHVNGVKYEALANVILDKMVEHDVQPSGMSDVLERILTA; the protein is encoded by the coding sequence ATGCGATTTCTGGAACTCGAGGTTCGAAACCTCCGTGCGATCGAAAGATTCTTCGTCTCGGACCTAACTGACTTCATCATGATTGCCGGACCGAATGGTTGCGGGAAGTCCTGCGTCTTTGATGGTATCCGGCTCCTGAAAAGCCTCTATGGTGGCTATCAAGCCGACGAGCACATGCAGTGGTTTGGCGAGTTTGCTGTCAACGTTCAAGATCGCCAGGCAATGCAGCAACTCTTCCGCAACCCGGCGGAGCCAATGCTCATACGCGCAGAAATGGCCTTCGCTCCGAGCGAGAAGAAGTACCTACTGGATAACATCAGTGATTTAGCATGGCCACTGGCGTGGCAGCGGGTAACTGGTCAGCGAATGGATCCATGGTCTTTCAATCGGATGGCCGTTGCGAGCGTCTTGCAACAGTATCGAGCACAGCTCGAAGTCCAGTTGGCCTCCATAAAGCAAGATGTCGAGGCGGCTTTAAGTCACGATACGATCACTCTTGCAGCCGAGATCGAGACCGACGGAATGCTGCGCCTCAGCGATTGTCGCCCTGCTGAGGTCGCATTCCAGTCCTATCGGCCAGAAAACCTTGGGATTATCGAATATCACAGCGCATCGCGGACCTACTCGAGGCAGCAGGTCGGCGGCATCACTCTTGATACGCGCCAGTTTGCCGACCAGCGGCGCCAGCAGACGCTGTACAACTCGCAGGGCAAGTATCAGAACGTCAAGACCGAACTGGCTTCTGCATATGTGCATAACTTGATCGAAGCCGCAGGAGGGACCGAAGACCCAAACCGAGAAGACCTAAATGAGACGCTGAAGCAGCTGTTTCAGACGTTCTTCCCCGATAAGGAGTATCTCGGCGTTCGTCCGGTAGCCGGTGGCGGTCTGGAGTTCCCCGTTCGCCTGCCTAACGGGCATACACATGACATCGATGACCTGAGCTCTGGGGAAAAGGAAATCCTCTACGGCTACCTTCGATTGCGAAACGCAACTCCAAAGCATTCCATCGTACTTTTAGACGAACCAGAACTGCACCTGAACCCGAGTCTCCTGCAGGGTTTTACCGACTTCTACCATGACCATCTGGGCAGGGCCCAGGGCAACCAATTGTGGCTTGTCACGCACTCGGACACCCTACTTCGACAAACTGTAGGGAACGGAAACTACCGCGTTTATCACATGGTTTCATCATCCGCGTCGACAGGCGGTTTGGAGAACCAGGCGGCGGAAGTCGTTCTAGACGATGATGTGGAGCGGGCCGCCATAGACCTAGTTGGAGATCTGGCGTCGTATCGTCCTCATGCGAAAGTAGTGATCCTAGAGGGCGAGAGTCCGTCCGAATTTGACGTCAACATGGTGCGACGACTCTTCCCTGATGTCGCGAAACGTGTCAATCTTGTGAGTGGAGGACCCAAGCGACGCGTACGTGACCTTTACCGCGTCTTAGCCGAAGCGGTCGAGAAGACAGGAATTACCAACCGATTCTTCGCCATCGTCGACCGGGACAGTGGGCCTTCGCCCACCCAAGAGTCCGGGGCACAAGAGTTCGCCTGGGACGTATATCATATCGAGAATTATCTGCTCGATGCCGAAAGTATCAGATTGGCCGTAGTTTCCCTGACTGGACGAGAGGTATTTTCGTCACACGAGGATGTTTCGGTGGCACTTAAGGAATGCGCGCGACTGATAGTCGATCGGTTGGTCCTTGAGCAAGTGCAGACTGCCATCAACGACGAGTTCAGACGCGAACTTAATATTGGTGCGCCGAGAGACGCTACCTCGATTGCGCACGCGCTTCAGCCTTCGATTCGTGCGTCGGTTGAGCGCCTGACGACGCTAGCGGCCCGACTGGATGTTGACGAGATCGAGGCGCGAGTGGCTGAGATCACCCGGGACTTGAATGTGTCGCTGGAAGACGGGACCTGGTGGTCTCGATTTCCGGGACGCCTCATACTGCACAGGTTCGCGGAGATACACGTTAACGGGGTGAAGTATGAGGCACTCGCCAACGTCATCCTCGACAAGATGGTCGAACATGATGTCCAACCATCCGGCATGTCGGACGTCCTTGAACGCATCCTTACCGCGTGA
- a CDS encoding sulfurtransferase: MTGPLISASELATLLASGSPRPTVLDVRYRMGGPSGPDEFATGHVPGAAYVDMDSELAAPPGPGGRHPLPDVAVFEAAMRRAGVSGSRPVVVYDDWAGHAAGRAWWLLRFHGHPDVRVLDGGWAAWVSEGGDVETSDFVARPGHLPMVEADDVPGVAVLVDARAAERYRGETEPIDPVAGHIPGAVNVPTASNLASDGRFRPAEELRELYAAVGATPEAGERGEVAAYCGSGVTAVHDIIAMELAGIRAALYPGSWSGWISDPARPVER; encoded by the coding sequence ATGACCGGTCCGTTGATCTCGGCGTCCGAGCTGGCCACTCTCCTGGCGTCCGGCTCGCCCCGCCCCACCGTCCTCGACGTCCGCTACCGGATGGGCGGACCGTCCGGACCGGACGAGTTCGCCACCGGCCACGTCCCCGGCGCGGCGTACGTCGACATGGACAGCGAGCTCGCCGCGCCCCCGGGTCCGGGCGGTCGCCACCCGCTGCCCGACGTCGCCGTCTTCGAGGCCGCGATGCGCCGCGCCGGGGTCTCCGGCTCGCGGCCTGTGGTCGTGTACGACGACTGGGCGGGCCACGCCGCCGGCCGTGCCTGGTGGCTGCTGCGCTTCCACGGCCACCCCGACGTGCGCGTGCTGGACGGCGGCTGGGCCGCCTGGGTTTCCGAGGGCGGCGACGTCGAGACCTCCGACTTCGTCGCGCGTCCCGGCCACCTGCCGATGGTGGAGGCAGACGACGTCCCCGGCGTCGCGGTGCTGGTCGACGCACGCGCCGCCGAGCGCTATCGCGGGGAGACCGAGCCCATCGACCCGGTGGCGGGGCACATCCCCGGCGCCGTCAACGTGCCCACCGCGTCCAACCTCGCCTCCGACGGCCGCTTCCGGCCGGCCGAGGAGCTGCGGGAGCTCTACGCCGCCGTCGGCGCCACGCCCGAGGCGGGGGAGCGCGGCGAGGTGGCGGCTTACTGCGGGTCCGGCGTCACCGCCGTCCACGACATCATCGCCATGGAGCTCGCCGGCATCCGGGCCGCGCTCTACCCCGGCTCGTGGTCGGGGTGGATCAGCGATCCCGCGCGACCCGTCGAGCGGTAG
- a CDS encoding thymidine kinase: MAELHFFTGTMDSGKSTLALQTNHNHAARGRVGRIFTTHDRAGEATLSSRLGLTLEATEVASDFDFWNYVVRSLTAGSRIDYMICDEAQFYTREQIDQLAKVVDELQIDVFAFGILTDFRSNLFAGSARLVELADRMNVLQVEALCWCGKRATHNARTENGVMVVEGDVIVVGDVDEMDAVPADVAYEVLCRQHHRRRLTAARAKAVSLAPEPLPFG, encoded by the coding sequence GTGGCTGAACTGCACTTCTTCACCGGGACCATGGACTCGGGCAAGAGCACCCTCGCGCTCCAGACGAACCACAACCACGCGGCGCGTGGGCGGGTGGGCCGCATCTTCACCACGCACGACCGGGCCGGCGAGGCGACGCTGTCCAGCCGGCTGGGCCTGACGCTGGAGGCGACCGAGGTGGCCTCCGACTTCGACTTCTGGAACTACGTCGTGCGCAGCCTGACCGCGGGCAGCCGGATCGACTACATGATCTGCGACGAGGCCCAGTTCTACACCCGCGAGCAGATCGACCAGCTCGCCAAGGTCGTCGACGAGCTGCAGATCGACGTGTTCGCGTTCGGCATCCTCACCGACTTCCGCAGCAACCTGTTCGCCGGCAGCGCCCGGCTCGTCGAGCTCGCCGACCGGATGAACGTGCTGCAGGTCGAGGCGCTGTGCTGGTGCGGCAAACGGGCCACCCACAACGCCCGCACCGAGAACGGCGTGATGGTCGTCGAGGGCGACGTGATCGTGGTCGGTGACGTCGACGAGATGGACGCGGTGCCCGCGGACGTCGCCTACGAGGTCCTGTGCCGCCAGCACCACCGCCGTCGGCTCACGGCCGCCCGGGCCAAGGCTGTCTCACTGGCGCCCGAGCCCCTTCCCTTCGGCTGA